Genomic window (Staphylococcus debuckii):
TGCTTCTGATCTTCGCCGACAGGAACAATATTTGTATTGTAAAGTACAATGTCTGCTGCCATTAATGGCGGGTAAGTCAATAAGCCAGCTGGAATACCTTCTGTTTGTTTTTGAGATTTATCTTTGAATTGCGTCATTCTTTCTAACTCGCCAACAGATGAGATAGTTGTTAACATCCAACCTGCTTGAACGTGAGCAGGAACTTCAGATTGTATGAAGAGCGTTGATTTTTCTGGATCAATGCCAGATGCTAAATAAATTGCTGCCAATTGACGGATGCGTTCACGTAATTTAAGTCTATCTTGTGGAACTGTAATTGCGTGTTGGTCTACGATGCAGAAGAAACAATTATAATCATCTTGGACTTCACTGAACTGTTTCAGTGCGCCGATATAATTTCCTAAAGTTGGAATACCGCTTGGTTGGATTCCTGAAAATAGAGTTTCCATTTTTGATGCCCGCTTTCTATGTAGAATAAGATATTTATTTCATTATAGCAGTATTTTCTTTGTTTGTAAGGTGTGTTAAACTAGATACGTAGGCAGTTTTTGACATATTGCAAAGTTTAAATTTTGAAAATTCTAAAGCAAATCAGAGTTGAAAAATCAAATAGTCGATGTGTTTGAAATTTTCTATAAATAATTTCCGGATTCTCATTTAATTTTAATGTTGAATGGGTATAATTCAGATATAACGTTAAGAGAAAGAGAAATTTATAACGTGAAGACAAAGAAAATGTTAAGTATTCTTAACTTAACATATTTGAGTACTGCGTTTGAATTTATAAAGTTTTTCCTTAACCAATTCATTTAAAATCAATGAATTTAATTCATGATAATAGGAGAGTGAGATGTATGGTAACACTATTCACATCACCAAGCTGCACATCTTGCCGTAAAGCGAAAGCATGGTTACAAGAACATGACATTCCGTATACGGAGCGTAACATTTTTTCAGAACACTTAACAATTGATGAAATTAAACAAATCTTAAAAATGACAGAAGACGGAACAGATGAGATTATCTCAACTCGTTCTAAAACATATCAAAAATTAAACGTCGATATCGACTCTTTACCATTGCAAGAATTATATACAATCATTCAAGATAACCCAGGTCTATTACGTCGACCAATTATCTTAGATGAAAAACGTTTGCAAGTAGGTTATAACGAAGACGAAATCCGTCGTTTCTTACCAAGAAAAGTGCGTACGTTCCAATTACAAGAAGCACAACGAATGGTGGACTTATAAGTTTAAGTTCTAACTGAATTATCCTGTAAAGAGCTGCAGTACAGTTGTGCTGTGGCTTTTTATGCTTGCGGTCATAGAATATTAAGACGTTGATAGACACTATAACTGAATCTATCAGACAAGTCGTTTCTATAGAGTATTTTAGGGTAATATGTTAGTATAATAAGTCAACGGTACGTCACTCTTCATACCATAAACAAATAGATTGTAATTTGCATACCGTTTTAATACAATATGGGTACTATTCTAGGTTGTCGAAAAAGTAGACCATACCTAGACTCTAGAAAGTTGTTCTAAAGTCTAGTTTTGCTATTCATCGACTGTAAGGAGTGAGATGATATGAGAATAGAGCGCGTAGATGATACAACAGTTAAACTTTTCATAACGTATGGTGACATTGAATCAAGAGGTTTCAAAAGAGAAGACTTATGGACAAACCGTCAACGCGGTGAAGAATTCTTCTGGTCTATGATGGAAGAAATCAATGAGGAAGAAGACTTTGTAGTCGAAGGTCCTCTATGGATTCAAGTTCATGCTTTTGAAAAAGGCGTGGAAGTTGTCATTTCTAAATCGAAAAATGAAGAAATGATGAATATGGCTGATGACAATATGAATAATGAATTCGATCGACAATTAAATGAATTACTTGAACAAACATTTGAAGATGA
Coding sequences:
- the spxA gene encoding transcriptional regulator SpxA, whose product is MVTLFTSPSCTSCRKAKAWLQEHDIPYTERNIFSEHLTIDEIKQILKMTEDGTDEIISTRSKTYQKLNVDIDSLPLQELYTIIQDNPGLLRRPIILDEKRLQVGYNEDEIRRFLPRKVRTFQLQEAQRMVDL